The genomic region gagcaAGCGGGAGCCGGTGGGGAACGACGTAGCCACCATCCTTTCCCGACGCATTGCAGTTGAGTACAGCGACTCTGAGGAGGACTCTGAGCTTGATGAGAATGAGTGGTCGGACTGACAAAACACTGAATTGGTCTTTTCTCCACTGGATCTTCAGCACAGATGAAAGAAAACTGTGAAACACTCCATCTAGCTCCATCTAGTGGAGTCTTTGTACCAAGCCACTACTGCCAAAATACCTCTACCTTGTagtttttatttctactttcataataaatatttcatgagCAACTGAACCACTAATCTAGCACATCTACACAGTTTGCACCAGTTTGTTTTGTAACAGGTTAATATCCTCATTTCAAAACTGAGTCAGTGTGTGATAAATCACACAGTTCTATCACATGGAAATGTGACCCATTAGTTTCTTAAGATTGTCTTTGTATACTGCTTGTTCTAGCAAAATGTCCTTACGTGATGACCTCCTATCTTTGTCCAGCAGCATCCCAGCGGAGAGCATTTCAGTGTAAGAAAAGCATAGGTATAAATAATACATGTTACCATTGGCTGACTTCCACATAGCTTCTTTAGTTTCAAGGTCTTTGTATTAGGCACGCTGGCTCATTGGCACACTACCTAACTAGCCGGCtcaaacactcaaacacacaagtAGAGCAAGCCTGTGCTTTCCCTACTATGACAAGTTAAAATATGTGCTGTGATATAAACAAGCACTGAATCATACCATAATATTGAAAGATTTaagggtttttgttttaatttaatcttcCTAATCTCACACTTAATTCCATTAGTTTTGTAATAGCTACCTCAAGTTGTAACAATTTCTCAGTTCTGATTGTGTGTATGAAGGTATCATGTCTGACATTAATTCTATTAGTTGTGATGCGTCTTTACAAATACTGATATATCAATAAACTTTCCAAATTAGCAAGAAAATCATGCTATCATTAAGtccttgtcttttttcttttttacttctttctttttaacttaAACTCCACTAGATACTAGAGGTCAAAATCCACTTGAAAATTATTTATAGATTTTTGCACAACCTTAATGGGGATGGGCCAGTGGGTCAAAAATATGTTGCAGAGACATATGATGAATACACATAATGACTTTGAATGACCGTAAAGGCAAAAATGACCTAAACAACCCTGCAGACATACAAAGTAGCCAAAAAAGAGGCATAGAGTGGCTACAAAGAGATTAAAAACAGGCAAAATCAGACAGAATATCATAGAATTTGAGCAGAGACACAAAAATATGGTCACACAATGACTACAAAATGATGGAAAATTACCTCTGTCAGACAAAAAGGAGTAATATAATacacaacaaaatcaaaattaaGTAAATGATCACAAAGAGACACGAGATGGCTAAATTCACTGATCAACTGAGAACTAAAGTGATATGTAAATTTAATTACATAAAAAATGATAATCAAAACAGTCaatgtgcaaatgtgcaaaTCATTAAAGGACTTCATATATGAACGCACCAAAACTGGTAACACTGCCTCACactcaaaaaaattttttttcatttaaccagTTTTTGAACAATAATTTGGGGATATTTAAATaaggaatgaaaaaaaatttactgtgaaaaatTTTCAAGTTACAGTACCTGGAAGGACAATGAGGTGATTTAAAAGTTTGTGCTCTCAAAACTACAACCAAATCAACTTTACAGCCACTTAAGTTACAGAAACCAAAACCGTTTTTAATTCTGCAACcaattttcagctttaattttatAGGCTATATCATAGtgtcaataaaaatataatataatattaaaaatgctaaattaaTTATGGAATATaagtatttaataaaataaagaaaacaatgaaacaacGAGGCCTGTAAATTCATTCACACCCAGCAGAGGTCACCCGATGCCAAAGTGTAGCTCAACGGAACTTGAGAAACTGTTAACTATTAGACGCCATGTTGGCTCTGTAATAACTGCCAGCGTTGCAAGACAGGAAGCGAGTTGAGCCGCAATGGAGATGTTTTCGTCCCGTGACAGTGTACTGGTTGGCAGGTGATTAGCACAgcgaagctcctcctcagtcttctACAGTAGACACAAATCTGGACAGCTGACCATTGTAATAAGGTATAGTATTTATACAGGCTTTGTAGGGTTTTACATTCCCACCAGCTTGCCTTTCAGTTATGGGGCAAATTTCGAGTGTAAAATTCTTTGTTTAGCTTAAACTGTGaacgatgatgatgaagatAGCTAGTGTGTGCTAACTAGTCACCTGACTTCTACGTGCACACGCTCAAATCAGCTTTACTCTCAGCCTTCCGTATGGAGGAACAAACAAGCTACCATCTGGCCAGGAATGGCAGCGCTGACTCATTTTACCTCATCTTTAGTATCTGATGGAAGGAAAATGAAGCTTTAGCAGAGTTAGCTCACGACCTAACACTGTTAGATGTGGTCATTCATTCATGAGAGAAACCACCAAGTCACGGTGCTCGCATAATTCTCCCTGTCACACTAGCATCTAAAGTAAGTCTGGAAAAATAATAGTAATACAATAACTCTACCCTGGCTAATGATTAAGTATTGCACGATGTCTTaacttgtgtgtgagtgttataAAATGACTTGAAAGCATATTTTGTCCTCTGTGTGCCCCTCAAGGAATTTAGTAAGATATAAACTATCAAGATGGATACCTCAAAACTTCCCAAGATCCAGGATGAGGACCGAGAAAGCCAGTTTGGATATGTACACGGTGTTTCTGGACCAGGTCTGGTCTTCTTGCCTTTTAAATGGCTAGAATCTATCAGGTTGAATGTAGTTAAAAGTAGTATGGTTGCAATGTTTAGCTAAGTAGCTGACAAATTAAGGAAGTTGATCACATGATGACAAAatcatgacatttcctgttattACCTGTCTAATCTCACTAAAGAATGCCTCTCTAGCATAGCTGTAGATTATATAGTTATCCTGAACTGCATGACTTCTGCTTAAGGATATCTTTGGTCTGTCACATATGTTCAAGCTAtaacatttgtcatttttgtctTAATAATCTCTTTGAAATTGTCCCAGTTGAAAATATAAACAAGTAaaacttttcattgtttcttaATCGTTTCAGTATctgtaattttctttcttgctaTTGCCATCAGTGGTGACAGCTACCGCCATGGCAGGAGCAGCCATGTATGAGCTGGTTCGAGTCGGTCACAGTGAGCTGGTGGGAGAAATCATCCGTTTAGAAGGGGACATGGCAACTATCCAGGTCTACGAGGAGACATGTATCCTTTCTGCTGCCGTGTTTCGTTCATCTTTtgtcaaacatcaaaagtaaaaaaacaaaaaaacaaatcagactGAATTGCATTAAGAAAAGCTGCTTGGCAGATATCACATTTCAGACATTTCGTGGTTTGTTTGGTGACCCTAACTTGATCATACAGCTGGCGTGTCTGTCGGGGACCCTGTCCTGCGAACTGGAAAGCCCCTGTCAGTAGAGCTGGGACCGGGTATCATGGGCTCCATCTTTGACGGTATCCAGCGCCCACTAAAAGACATCAATGACCTCACTAACAGTATTTACATCCCAAGAGGAGTAAACATTGGTGCTCTCAACAGAGACAACAAATGGGAATTTACGCCCGGGCAGAACCTTCGGGTAAGGAAGGCGCATTGTTGCAGTGATGAGTCCTTCAAAGTCTTTTCTTCTTAAGTGTGCTGACCAAAAATGTGATCCCCTCGCCAGGTCGGCAGTCACGTAACTGGTGGAGATATCTATGGTATGGTATTTGAAAACTCCTTAATCAAACACAAGCTAATGCTTCCACCTCGTAGCAGAGGCACCATAACCTACCTGGCTCCACCTGGAAACTACGACATTTCAGTGAGTGTTGCATTTGAAAcaaagtgctttttattttggataaaaacaaaactgatttgGGGGGGTTTCTTGCATTCAGGATGTGGTTCTGGAGCTTGAGTTTGAAGGCATTAAAGAGAAACTCAGCATGGTGCAAGTGTGGCCAGTACGACAAATCCGCCCCGTCACAGAAAAACTACCAGCTAATCATCCACTGCTGACCGGCCAGAGAGTTCTGGATGCACTTTTCCCGTGAGTATTCATTTGCTGTGCATTATGACATCTTTATTTAATATATGCCGCTTAACAGATTTATTAAACCgcctgtcataaaaacaaggaaacactaatatttttgaaatctttcaaaaacatgtttaaaacaaactttttttataaatcagtaaatttgaaattattttcagcattaaaaatataattttgtttaaaaatcgTGCACATACTGGTGGATTAACCATTACTTAACCATAAAAAAAGGATTATAGTGATTATCAATAGAGTTAATTTAGGGCAGCCCATAAGCGTTACAGTAGGTGGTGGTACTGCAAGTACTGCATATCACATATTATGAAAAGTGGGTTTTTCACTGGTGGATTGTTTAGTTATTTATTACATAGTAAGACCGTGTGGCTGTTGTGCTTTACAGCTGTGTGCAGGGTGGCACTACTGCTATACCAGGAGCTTTTGGATGTGGAAAGACTGTGATCTCGCAGTCATTGTCCAAGTACTCcaacagtgatgtcatcatcTATGTCGGCTGTGGAGAGCGTGGAAACGAAATGTCTGAAGTGCTGCGAGATTTCCCCGAGGTTTGAAGATTACGAAGCTTTCGATTtgttatttaagtttttttctGTCTACTGTAACAAACGCACTACAGCATCACTTTTGACTCGCTTAAGCTAAGGCTGTTGTTCACACTGCTCTTGCCACTAGCTCACTATGGAAGTTGACGGCAAAGTTGAGAGCATCATGAAGAGAACAGCGCTGGTTGCTAACACCTCCAACATGCCTGTGGCTGCTAGAGAGGCTTCCATTTACACAGGTATAAGCTGCCTACATTATAGAGAACTGAGTCATTGTTAACCTTAACTTTTACtacatacttaaaaaaaaaaaaaaag from Astatotilapia calliptera chromosome 10, fAstCal1.2, whole genome shotgun sequence harbors:
- the LOC113030837 gene encoding V-type proton ATPase catalytic subunit A-like, producing MDTSKLPKIQDEDRESQFGYVHGVSGPVVTATAMAGAAMYELVRVGHSELVGEIIRLEGDMATIQVYEETSGVSVGDPVLRTGKPLSVELGPGIMGSIFDGIQRPLKDINDLTNSIYIPRGVNIGALNRDNKWEFTPGQNLRVGSHVTGGDIYGMVFENSLIKHKLMLPPRSRGTITYLAPPGNYDISDVVLELEFEGIKEKLSMVQVWPVRQIRPVTEKLPANHPLLTGQRVLDALFPCVQGGTTAIPGAFGCGKTVISQSLSKYSNSDVIIYVGCGERGNEMSEVLRDFPELTMEVDGKVESIMKRTALVANTSNMPVAAREASIYTGITLSEYFRDMGYNVSMMADSTSRWAEALREISGRLAEMPADSGYPAYLGARLASFYERAGRVKCLGNPEREGSVSIVGAVSPPGGDFSDPVTSATLGIVQVFWGLDKKLAQRKHFPSVNWLISYSKYTRALDEYYDKHFPEFVPLRTKAKEILQEEEDLAEIVQLVGKASLAETDKITLEVAKLIKDDYLQQNGYTPYDRFCPFYKTVGILSNMIAFYDMARHAVESTAQSDNKITWAIIRENMGEILYKISSMKFKDPVKDGEAKIKGDYAQLLEDMQNAFRTLEE